A stretch of DNA from Lentisphaerota bacterium:
GCACGGTGCCCGCACGGTCCTGGCCTTCGATCTCGGCGGCGGCACGTTCGACGTTTCCATCGTGCGCATGGAGGGCGACGTGGTCGAAGTGATCGCCAGCCACGGCGACAACCAGCTCGGAGGCGACGATTTCGATACCGCGCTGGCCGCCAGCATCGCAGACCGCCTCTACAGCCGCCAGGACAAGCCGGCACTGCTCACCCCGACGGCCATCTTGCGCCTCAACCGTGCCGCCGAAACCGCGAAGATGCATCTGTCGGACCAGACCTTCGCGCGCCTGATCGAAGACCAACTGCCGACGGAGCGCGGCGGCATGGACTGCATCGACGAGGAGATCAACCGGCTCACGTTCGAAGATATGCTTGAGCCATTCCTAACGCGCATGCTGGCCGCCGTGCATCGGGCACTGGCCGATGCGGGGCTGAAGCCCCGCGAGATCGACGAGATTGTGCTGGTCGGCGGCTCCACCCGCATCCCAGCCGTGCAAAATCTGCTGGAACGCGAATTCGGCAAGCGCCCCCGCACGGACGTACACCCCGACTTGGCCGTGGCCTACGGTGCCGGCGTCATGGCATCCCGCCTGATGGGCGCGACCGAGCAGCGCATCCTCGTGGACATTACGCCGTACACCTTCGGCACGTCCTGTCTGGGCGATGTGCGCGGACAATACTGCCCATACCACTTCGCCGCCGTGATCCGCTCCGGGGCGCCCCTGCCGGTCCGCCGCGCGGAAAGTTTCTATACCTGCTATGACTGTCAGGAAGTTGTGGAGGTCAACATCTTTCAGGGCGAAAGCGATGACGCACGCGAAAACACCTTGATTGGCCGGTTCATGATCAAGGGCCTTTCCCGTGTCCCCCAGAACAACGAGATTGTCCTGCACATGGCTCTGGATCTGGACGGCATCTTGCGCGTGACCGCCACGGAGAAAGCCACCGGTCTCTCCAAAGAGGTGGCCATTGAGAACGCCCTGGCCAAGCTGGATGCTGCACAACTTGAGAAATCGCGCAAGGAAGTCGCCGCACTCTTCGCGTCGGCGCCGTTGGATGATGGAGACGCCCATGCGTGTGGGGACGATGACGCGGGCCTTGCCACCGAAGAACCCCCGCCCGACGACTGCGCAGACCTG
This window harbors:
- a CDS encoding heat-shock protein Hsp70, encoding MNADPVIGIDLGTTNSEVAVFVDGRVETVEENGTAILPSCVGLDPAGNLLVGVEARNQLVLYPDRTVRSVKRKMGTDALLTLGDRTFRPQEVSAMILRRLKERAEKRLGRPVAKAVITVPAQFNDAQRQATRDAGAIAGLEVLRIINEPTAACLAYEAAHKHGARTVLAFDLGGGTFDVSIVRMEGDVVEVIASHGDNQLGGDDFDTALAASIADRLYSRQDKPALLTPTAILRLNRAAETAKMHLSDQTFARLIEDQLPTERGGMDCIDEEINRLTFEDMLEPFLTRMLAAVHRALADAGLKPREIDEIVLVGGSTRIPAVQNLLEREFGKRPRTDVHPDLAVAYGAGVMASRLMGATEQRILVDITPYTFGTSCLGDVRGQYCPYHFAAVIRSGAPLPVRRAESFYTCYDCQEVVEVNIFQGESDDARENTLIGRFMIKGLSRVPQNNEIVLHMALDLDGILRVTATEKATGLSKEVAIENALAKLDAAQLEKSRKEVAALFASAPLDDGDAHACGDDDAGLATEEPPPDDCADLLARVTQARAKMDAADQADTDRILAQLAAAREARVDAAVGKAIEELKDILFYLESE